DNA from Mesorhizobium loti R88b:
CTCGATGATGCCGTTATGGACGACGGCCACACCATCCGTGAAGTGCGGGTGTGCATTGCGTTCCGTCGGTGGCCCATGGGTTGCCCAGCGGGTGTGGGCGATGCCGATGGTACCACCCAGCGGCTCTTCCTTGAGTCTCCTCTCGAGATTGACGAGCTTGCCCTCCGCGCGCCGGCGGTGCAAGGTGCCCTCGGTGATCGTCGCAATGCCGGCCGAATCATAGCCGCGGTATTCCAGACGCTTCAATGCGTCGACCAGGCGTTCCGACACCGGCTGTTGCCCAACGATGCCAACAATTCCGCACATGTTCTTCTCCGAATTCTTCCCGGCAGCCTTAGCCGACGCAGACGAGGGACGCCGCCCGGCATGCGCTCAGTTAGAGTCTTCTAATGGAATCCAGTAAGTTCGGTAAAATTGATTGTTGGGATAACCATCATCCACGCCATGGATGAACTAAACCTCAGTCCAATGCGGGTGATGTGAACCGGGGCGTACGCTTCCGCCTTCAACGGGCTGCGCATGTCATGGCCGGCGCCCTCACCTGCGTTAATAGCATGCAAGCCGGCCGGAGGAGACGTGGAATACTTGGGCCGAGTGCGAATGGGTAGCCCCAGCGCACTCTTTGATCTCGCCGTTCAATTGTGCGGACGCTGCTTCATGCATCATTCCTCGGCTTGCTTCTCCAGGCCGGACGCAATGGCTCCTTTCGGCGACGAGAAGCAAACCCTCTTCCGATCCCTGGGGCCACGCACCACGTCTTGGCTATCCGCATGGGCCGTGCGGCAGCCCGAGAATCGGTTGCCACAGTACCGGCCCATTCAGACGTCCCCTCCAGCGGATGCGCAACAGGCTGGCGTGAGAGATCTCGAGAAACCCGGCCACCGCCTCCGTTTTGCCGACGGGCTGCGGCTTTCCGATGCGCGACAATGGCCACGTTGCGAGGCGAAGGATCCGTTCCATACGCGTATCGGTCACCGTCACGATCCGGGTGAGATTGTTGGCCAAGCCGAATTCGATCATGCCGGCGAAGAGCTCGTAGGTTGCTTGGGCAAGGCCGCCTGCCGCCTTGGGCGTTGATGGGGGCAAATCGAGCGCGAAACGGCTGCTTTCCCATATGTCGGGACTCGCGGGCGCCACAGCCTCACCCAGCAGCGCCGGGAATGTGTCGCGCAACATGGTCGGCCCAGTGGTTGGCAAGAGGCGCACGCAGCCACGAATTCGCCAATCGGATCCCTTGAGCAGCAGATAGACAGGCTTCAAGTCGTCAAAGGTGTCTGTTTCCATTTCGCCTCCCGTCTGAACTTCCCAATCGAGCCTCTCCTTGAAAACCCGATATCTGAGCCCGTGCATCTCTTTGAGCTCGCCTGCGAATTCGCTGTAGAGGCCAGGTGTGATCAGCTGAATCATTCGTCGCCTCCGTGCGGGTTGTGTTCCCGCCATCGAAGGGCAAAGCGCACAGCGATGCAGCCTGTAGACGTTTACAGCTATCCTCGCGGAAGGATCCGGATCTCGCCTGACCGGAGGCAGCCAGCCTGGCAACCGCATGGATCGTCCTAACGCGAGCTTTGCTTGGCATTTTCCAGATGGAAGGTCCCCTTGGCCTTTGAGACCTGCTTTCCAAGGCGTATTCGCGAGTTTGATCCATGCCTTTATGGTCTTGGAGAGCGTGGCGGGCAGGCTACACAGTGGGTGGCCGAGAGGTCGGGAATCAGTTGGAATGGAGGAATTCGTCTCGCCAAAGAGGGGATCTTTTGCAATGCACTGCCTGCCCGACACTCCCGCTTCAACGTCACGCGCCACATACCGCCGAGTAACAGCCGGACCGGCGACGCCGGCTGTGCTGGTTGTTAGCCTGATCAGCGGCAGCACGGTGAATCTGAGCCACGTCGCCAGCCATTTCCACGGACCGGCGAGCGTAGCCTCCAACGATCGCCGGCGGCGACGCTTCTTCCAGTTTACCAGTTCGACGAGGACTGGCTGGCGTGTACGCTGGTGGCGCGGCTCAACCTACGCCCGCCCTTGCGGCTGTGCCTTGACTGCACCAATTGGAAGCAAGCACATAAGGTTCGCATCAAGGAGCGAGGCAATATGCATCGTCGTAACCTGATTAGAGGATTCATCGCGCTGGGCGTGTGCCCGATCTGCGCCCAGACCGCGCGTGCGGCCAGCGCCCATTGGGGATATGGCGGCTCGGTCGGGCCGGAGCATTGGGCCGATCTGGACACGAGAAATTTCGCCTGTTCGGCGGGCAGGCAGCAGTCACCCATCGACATCGCCGGCACGGTAAAGGCGGATATACCGCGCATCGACATCAGTTGGCTCAAGGGCGGCGGCAGGATGGTGAACAACGGCCACACCATTCAAATCAACATGCCGGAAGGCAGCACCTTGACCCGCGGGGATCGCGTCTACCAACTGGCACAGTTGCATTTCCACGCGCCGAGCGAGCATCACGTGGCGGGCATGAGCTTCCCGATGGAAGCGCATTTTGTCCATAAAGACACAAAGAGCGATACTCTGGGAGTGCTGAGCGCCCTTCTTACGCCTGGCGCGACAAATAAAAGCTTTGCCGGTCTCGCCAAGGTCTTTCCGGCCCGGCCCGGCGAGGAGATGGCAGTTGACGAGTTCGATCCCAACGGGCTTTTGCCGGCCTCGCTCGGCTACTGGACCTATGAGGGATCACTAACGACTCCGCCCTGCACCGAAAACGTGGAGTGGATGGTTGCAATGGAACCGGTCGAGGTCGACACCGCAGACATCAAGCGGTTTACGACGCTTTACGCATCTAACGCGCGGTCGATCCGTCCCTCCAATCGGCGCTTCATCCTGGGCCTCAGCTAAGGTCATCGCGCGCGTCAAGCAAAACCGCGGTAACAATCGGGGGGTTTCGAACAGTACGACGCCACCCTGGTGGCGCTGGCATCGACCATAATGCCCTAGGGTTCACAAAAGCATGACCGGATCATGGGGAACTTGTGGGCCGCTTGCTTGCGGAGAACTGGGTGGCGTCACCGACACCCGTACACTCCGGCCCGGATCTGCTTGATCAGGGATTGATAAATTCGACGCGTCGCTCCCGTGCTGCGAGAACCCTCCTTATACTGGACCAATTAAAATCTCCAAAAGTGGCAGTTTAGTTTGGACCAGTGAACTGCAATATTGGCTTGCAGTCAGGGAAGCGATCGTGACTGGTCGCGCCGGTCATGGATTGCTTGCGCTCGAACTGATGGAGTTGCCTGGATGTTTGAGGGTCCCATCATCGACGGTCGAATTAAGAATATTGCATCGGGATTTAGAGCCGTGAGCGTCTACGTCGATGCCACTTCAGCTGGAGAAGGACGTTTCGATCCCCGATTGCTTGGTGAAGCCTGCGATTGCGCGTTGGCGGATGGCCCGGCTTGGGCAGAAGCTCATCTGGCGAGTTGGTCCGACGCCTACGTCGTCTTTGGCGCGAAGCCTAACCGTACGCCGTGCTCAGCCCAGGCCCTCAGAAAGCGGGTTCTGAAAGACGGCACTCTTTCGACGATCAACCCGATCGTCGATCTCTACAACGCCATCAGCCTGAAATACGCAGTCCCGGTGGGTGGAGAGAATTTTGACGCCTATGTCGGAAGACCCCACCTGACGATCGCTGACGGGAGTGAGACGTTCGACACCATGATGAATGGAGAGGCGGTCAACGATCCTCCCTTGCCCGGTGAGGTCATCTGGCGCGACGACATTGGCGTCACCTGCCGACGCTGGAACTGGCGACAGGGCACTCGAACCCGCCTGAAGACCATAACAGGCCGGATGTGGTTCGTACTGGAGGCGTTGGAGACCATGCCGGACGATGCATTGGCAGAGGCGACGGATGCCATGGTCGGAGGGCTGAATGCCTTGATGCCTGGCTGCAAAATCGCGAGCCAAGAAATTGCCATCGCCGGATGAGGTTTCCGGTCGAGCGAGCGGATCGCTGGCCGCCCGGGGCATCCGGCGCGATCGATCCGATCGAGATTATCAAGGGCTGAGAGAATGAATGTCGATCTCCATCAGTTGCTCATCGTCTTTGCTGCATATGTCATTGCCGCGGGGAGCCCCGGCCCGAGCAACATGCGCATTATGGGGGTTGCGATGGCGCGCGGCAGAGGTGCTGCGCTCATGCTTGCCTCCGGCGTCGTCAGCGGCTCGATCTTTTGGGGTTTTATGGCCTCCACCGGCATCTCCGCCCTGTTGGCCAGGTACGCCCAGGCACTGCTCGTTCTGCAGGTTTTCGGGGGGCTTTACCTGCTATTCCTCGCCTTCAGGGCGGGACGGTCGGCGCTTACGTCGAACGAGAAGCTGGCGGTGCGCGCATCGACCGACCAAGTCGCTCTTTCGCGGGGTGAGCTCTATAGGAAGGGCCTCTTGATGCATTTGGCGAACCCAAAATCCGTGCTGGCATGGATCGCGCTCGTCACGCTGGGGATCGGTCCGAATTCATCGTGGCAAAGCATCGCGGCGATATTGGGTGGCTGCGCCATCCTAAGTGTCACGATATTCTGCGGCTACGCCATTGTCTTCTCCACACCGCCTATGGTGGCTCTATATCGCCGCTGCCGCCGCTGGATCGAAAGTCTGTTGGCGATGTTCTTCGCGTTCGCCGGGCTGCGTATGCTGCTTTCCCGTATGTAGTTTCGAAAGGAATGGATGATGACTTTGTTTCACGGCCTGTCGGCGTTCCCCCTTACGCCAACCGATGCGGAAGGGCATGTCGACACCGAGGGTCTGGCTCGTTTTCTCGAGCGTATTCAACGCGCCGGAGCGGACTCCATCGGCCTTCTGGGGAGCACGGGCGGTTATGCTTACCTCACCAGGGAAGAACGCAAGCGTGCCGTTCAGGCTGCCGTGGAATGCATCGGCGGCAAAACGCCTCTTGTCGTGGGTGTGGGTGCATTGCGTACCGATGAAGCTCAGGCTCTGGCGCGCGATGCCAAATCCGCTGGCGCTGACGGCCTGCTCCTGGCACCGATGTCCTACGTTCCCCTGAACGAGGACGAAGTCTTCCAGCACTTCGTCGCCGTGGCCGAGGCGGGGGAATTGCCTTTGTGCATATATAACAATCCAAGCACCACGCGCTTCACATTCAGCGACGCATTGATCGCCCGGCTGTCAGAGGTGTCCAACATCGTCGCTGTGAAAATGCCTCTGGCGGCGAATGACGATTACGCGGGGGAACTGGCACGTTTGCGGTCGATGACGACTGACACGTTCACAATCGGATACAGCGGCGATTGGGGCGCGGCGGATGCCCTGCTTGCCGGATGTGACACCTGGTACAGCGTTGCGGCAGGTCTGCTGCCGGTCCCGGCGCTTGCGCTGACGCGTGCAGCGCAGTCCGGCGACGCGGTGGAGTCCACTCGGTTGAACCGCGCTTTCGGGCCGCTCTGGACCTTGTTCAAACACTACGGCAGCTTCCGCGTTATGTTCGTCATCGCCGACTACCTCGGTCTGGCGCACGTCCAGCCACCGCGCCCTATTTTGCCGTTGCCGGAGGACGCCGGAGATGACATTAGGCAGGCATTGGAGAAGCTCGAATAGCCGAGCACAGGGCATGCCCAGTGCCACTGCTAGTTAGGCACCCGGCGCGCGGGCGTTCCGCGCACCGTTCGAGATGGAAGTTGGGCGGCGCAGAATTGGATCGGGTTGGTCGCGCTTTGGCTTTGCGGTCTCTTCGGTGGTGAAATGGTCGCAACGTTATCGTGCTCCGGTAGCGCCGGGAAGATGGGCGGCCATCGCAAACGCGTTCTGCAGCCGCATCGAACTTTCATCCGCGACCAAACGACCGGAAGTAGAATTTCGAGCTGATCGTAGGCCGCTCGCTGCCTGAAGAGGGTGCTCCGCGCTACATCGGTTTCGTCTATGGCTATGATCGCGAGCCGCAACGGCGCATTCTCGACCATCTCAAGAAGCAGCCCGTCCAAGCCAATCAGGATATCACCTTCATCACCGACGGTGGGGAAGAACGCCGACTGGTTCCATATCACCGTGCGCATCAGGGTCCTTCGGCAGTTCGTGCAAGGGCTCGAAAACCAGGATGAGCAGACCGGACAGGACCTGCTCGAAACTCTGCGCAGGATCAAATGGCATCTCTGGCATGTTGACGTCTATCGGGCCCGTCACGAAATCGCCGACCTGCAATTCGACGCGGAAGGTCTCGAAACAGGCTAGCCGAACATGCGCAAGTTCCTGACCGCCATCGGCGAGTTCACCAGGCCTACATCGCCTCCAACAGTGCCAGCCTGATTATTACGGCGAGCGTTAGCGGTCCGGAGATCGCATCTCTTCGGCCCTCGTCAAGGCCACCGTCAACGCCGTTCCAAGCGGTTCGCCAACAAGCGGCAGATGCAGTGGAGCAGGATCGGCGCACATCTTCTGCTGCAAACCCGCACGCAGATCCTCGATGACCGTCCCGACGCGCTTGGCGTGCAGCCCCTCACCTCGCCCGCGCCCCGCGGTGGTTCTTGCCAAGAGACGCTCGCTCGCATCTAACGAAAACCGCCGCTGCATTTAGCTGCATCCATTGTTCGGATGCGTGCGATCCAAACAATCAATTTGTTCAATCAGCTTCTTGAAAGCTAACCCTTGTTTGGTGGAACATGGGCTCTGGTCGTCGACGCTGGCTTAATGCAGGGGCTGCACGCAGGAGATACAATGCACAGAGATCGCAAGCGGGTTAGCGGCATAATGGCTGGCCGACCGGTGTCATCCCCAGGCTGCTGCAGCGTGCGGCTTGTCTGTCCCTCCATGATCTCTCGGAAGACAGTTCCGAATACTGCGACCGGTTGCCCGCCTTGTGTGTCGCCTCGATCTCATAACCGATGGTGAGCTGCTCAATGGGCTATCCTTCACCGGATAAGAGATGAAGTGCGAACGCTCCTCGGGGATCATGCCGATCGTACGTACGTCCTGCTTACTCTGGTCAAGCATAGAGCGCAATTTGTTGGCCCAGCTATGAAACTCTTGCCGGAAGTTAGCTCTGCCGCGTGCGTGATGGCTTGAGCGGACTGACGCAACGAAGGCTCACGAGTATTCGGTTCCTGCCGTCATTATGACGAGACTCAACGGTACCTTCAACATCGGCGTGGTTCGACTCGCCGCGCGAAAACAGGCAAATCTCGATTGAATCCGTCACGCGGTGTCAGCCTGGCATTGGTGCCTTCCCTTCTCAACAACTATCAAATCAGCATTCACGGATAGCCCAGTTTCTCACGTGCCGTAACGCCGTGCCTTCAGTTTCCACGTTCGCGTCGAGCTCGCGAGTGGCCAGAGTTCGGAACAGAACCGTCGAAGTCTAATCGCCGCGAAATTCAACGGAGGGTCAGCGGGGCCACGGGGGCAAAGTGCGACGGTGTCTAAGCCGTCTTTA
Protein-coding regions in this window:
- a CDS encoding acyl-homoserine-lactone synthase; translation: MIQLITPGLYSEFAGELKEMHGLRYRVFKERLDWEVQTGGEMETDTFDDLKPVYLLLKGSDWRIRGCVRLLPTTGPTMLRDTFPALLGEAVAPASPDIWESSRFALDLPPSTPKAAGGLAQATYELFAGMIEFGLANNLTRIVTVTDTRMERILRLATWPLSRIGKPQPVGKTEAVAGFLEISHASLLRIRWRGRLNGPVLWQPILGLPHGPCG
- a CDS encoding carbonic anhydrase, which encodes MHRRNLIRGFIALGVCPICAQTARAASAHWGYGGSVGPEHWADLDTRNFACSAGRQQSPIDIAGTVKADIPRIDISWLKGGGRMVNNGHTIQINMPEGSTLTRGDRVYQLAQLHFHAPSEHHVAGMSFPMEAHFVHKDTKSDTLGVLSALLTPGATNKSFAGLAKVFPARPGEEMAVDEFDPNGLLPASLGYWTYEGSLTTPPCTENVEWMVAMEPVEVDTADIKRFTTLYASNARSIRPSNRRFILGLS
- a CDS encoding B3/B4 domain-containing protein — encoded protein: MFEGPIIDGRIKNIASGFRAVSVYVDATSAGEGRFDPRLLGEACDCALADGPAWAEAHLASWSDAYVVFGAKPNRTPCSAQALRKRVLKDGTLSTINPIVDLYNAISLKYAVPVGGENFDAYVGRPHLTIADGSETFDTMMNGEAVNDPPLPGEVIWRDDIGVTCRRWNWRQGTRTRLKTITGRMWFVLEALETMPDDALAEATDAMVGGLNALMPGCKIASQEIAIAG
- a CDS encoding LysE family translocator; this translates as MNVDLHQLLIVFAAYVIAAGSPGPSNMRIMGVAMARGRGAALMLASGVVSGSIFWGFMASTGISALLARYAQALLVLQVFGGLYLLFLAFRAGRSALTSNEKLAVRASTDQVALSRGELYRKGLLMHLANPKSVLAWIALVTLGIGPNSSWQSIAAILGGCAILSVTIFCGYAIVFSTPPMVALYRRCRRWIESLLAMFFAFAGLRMLLSRM
- a CDS encoding dihydrodipicolinate synthase family protein; its protein translation is MTLFHGLSAFPLTPTDAEGHVDTEGLARFLERIQRAGADSIGLLGSTGGYAYLTREERKRAVQAAVECIGGKTPLVVGVGALRTDEAQALARDAKSAGADGLLLAPMSYVPLNEDEVFQHFVAVAEAGELPLCIYNNPSTTRFTFSDALIARLSEVSNIVAVKMPLAANDDYAGELARLRSMTTDTFTIGYSGDWGAADALLAGCDTWYSVAAGLLPVPALALTRAAQSGDAVESTRLNRAFGPLWTLFKHYGSFRVMFVIADYLGLAHVQPPRPILPLPEDAGDDIRQALEKLE